From Stegostoma tigrinum isolate sSteTig4 chromosome 4, sSteTig4.hap1, whole genome shotgun sequence, a single genomic window includes:
- the mfsd4b gene encoding sodium-dependent glucose transporter 1: MPSRSGGPPLAAGKKQVRFSRPLQRLPEEEEEDEDEDEETLFENRRRLREEVGPGPGVTVIQARGRASGRAGRCVDTFLLCGAFLGLGMSIAILGPTFKELATNVNKNLSEISYIFVGRSLGYVGGSLIGGILFDYANPYLLIGISMLMTSLGMYTIPWCSKAVILTGLMSLVGISMGFLDTGGNLLILLMWGTKVGPYMQALHFSFALGAFVAPILAKPLLGTLQKITDNSGNGILNNTKISSHSNLVDFMDVLKTTVSAFTPFTWAYIVIGSFVLLISVLFFIIYLRSSPNRSRAAVSSQDPPFARYHNVILFLLFFFFFWYVGAEVAYGSYIFTYAKDFVHFDDNQAAGLNSLFWGTFATGRGLAIFLATCLYPGTMILLSLIGCTISSIILTLHNTNLISLWVGTGLYGASMAATFPSGVSWIKQYTNTTGKSAALFVFGAALGEMVVPALVGFLQGLDTIKQYPILMLTALGTSAMTAILFPVMYKLASSPSSIQPENDDQKALLGSGLDEDENNDDPLEDWNDADFEVIEMSDVKNDTERIPMRAASVKSMDLVSPEHSSFPSLSTQRYLGGSPKKKLFNLEREKND; this comes from the exons ATGCCGAGCCGGTCCGGAGGGCCCCCCCTGGCCGCGGGGAAGAAGCAGGTTCGGTTTTCCCGGCCTCTGCAGCGCCTgccggaggaggaggaggaagatgaggacgaggacgaggagaCGCTGTTCGAGAACCGGCGGCGGTTGCGGGAGGAGGTCGGGCCCGGGCCCGGGGTGACGGTGATTCAGGCCCGGGGAAGGGCTTCAGGGCGGGCAGGCCGCTGTGTCGACACCTTCCTGCTGTGCGGGGCCTTCCTGGGACTG gGGATGAGCATTGCTATTTTGGGACCTACGTTTAAGGAGCTGGCAACTAATGTCAACAAAAATTTAAGCGAAATCTCTTACATCTTTGTGGGCCGATCATTGGGCTATGTGGGGGGTTCACTGATTGGTGGGATACTGTTTGACTACGCAAATCCCTACTTGTTAATTG GAATTTCGATGCTAATGACTTCACTGGGAATGTATACTATTCCGTGGTGTTCAAAGGCTGTCATATTGACGGGATTGATGTCCCTCGTTGGAATTTCAATGGGCTTCCTGGATACAG GTGGAAATTTGCTCATTTTGCTTATGTGGGGCACAAAAGTCGGACCCTATATGCAGGCGCTGCACTTCAGTTTTGCTTTAGGTGCATTTGTGGCTCCAATCCTAGCAAAACCACTATTGGGCACCTTACAAAAGATCACTGACAATAGTGGGAATGGCATCTTGAACAATACCAAGATTAGCTCTCACAGTAACTTGGTGGATTTTATGGATGTACTGAAAACAACTGTTTCAGCCTTCACTCCTTTTACCTGGGCATATATTGTTATTGGAAGCTTTGTGCTTTTAATTTCTGTATTGTTCTTCATTATTTATTTAAGGAGCAGTCCAAATCGAAGCAGGGCTGCTGTTTCCTCCCAGGACCCTCCATTTGCAAGATACCACAATGTTATTTTGTTCCTCctgttcttcttcttcttctggtATGTGGGAGCTGAGGTGGCATATGGGTCATACATCTTTACGTATGCAAAAGACTTTGTTCACTTTGATGACAACCAGGCCGCAGGCTTAAACTCATTGTTCTGGGGGACATTTGCCACAGGACGGGGACTCGCAATATTTTTAGCCACGTGCCTTTACCCTGGAACGATGATCCTGCTGAGTCTAATAGGCTGCACCATCTCATCCATAATTCTGACACTCCATAACACGAACCTAATTTCTCTGTGGGTGGGCACTGGTCTTTATGGAGCCTCAATGGCCGCCACCTTTCCCAGCGGTGTATCCTGGATCAAGCAATACACAAACACTACTGGGAAGTCAGCAGCTTTGTTTGTTTTCGGAGCAGCACTGGGTGAAATGGTGGTTCCAGCTTTGGTTGGATTCCTTCAAGGCCTTGACACCATCAAGCAGTATCCTATATTGATGCTGACTGCTCTGGGGACCTCCGCAATGACAGCCATCTTGTTCCCTGTGATGTACAAACTAGCTTCATCTCCAAGCAGTATCCAACCAGAGAATGATGACCAGAAAGCTCTGTTAGGGTCAGGGcttgatgaagatgaaaacaatgaTGACCCTCTGGAAGACTGGAACGATGCAGATTTTGAAGTGATTGAAATGAGTGATGTAAAGAATGACACAGAACGGATTCCAATGAGAGCTGCTTCAGTGAAGAGCATGGACCTTGTCTCTCCAGAACACAGCTCTTTCCCTTCACTTTCTACCCAGAGGTATCTAGGTGGCTCTCCGAAAAAGAAACTATTTAACTTGGAGAGAGAAAAGAATGACTGA